Genomic window (Lycium barbarum isolate Lr01 chromosome 2, ASM1917538v2, whole genome shotgun sequence):
CTTAAAGCTGGAAAGGTAGCTACGTTTAGTAAATAAAAAAAGGATAGCTATAATTGATAGGAAAGTTCTAATAGGTAGCTATTTTGTTAATTTTACCAATCGGAAATAGTCTTGAACTTTTGAGCCCCCATAGGCCTATGAATAAACAAGGTCAAAGGCTCAAGACCACCCACCTCTCAGGCCATTCTTGTAAATCAATGGGGTCTTCCATCATAAGATGGATGTTGACGAATAATGAATGAGAAATGAATATCTCTAGGAAAAGAAAAGgctttctttttctcccttccTTCACTCTTTTATAGATAAGGAATCTGCTAAACTAGAGTTACTTATCTCAATAACTAAATGCACACCGCTACTCCTAGGTATCATTGATGGAGTTGTCATGTAAGAATTACAATACAGAATTTAACTTATggtgaacatatatatatatgaactgtAATACGACGAATATACACGGATTATATATTATTTAAGTCATACATCTATTAAATATGATGGTGTAGAAACCAAAATGAATCGGTAATAATGCAAGTCTAATATGGAAAGAATAATATCGTATCAGCAATTCGGATTTTGCGGGAATTTTACTTATAGGCCCTAGTATAATATTTAGGCTCGGatttttctttcaaaataaaTTCAAGTAAATTAAGGGTAAGGCTAACTGGTATAAGTAAGAACATTCTTATTCAAAATCAATTATGCCAATCTAGATCACTTACAACATAGTTCACAAACTAAGCATACGAAGACTTACATCTCAACCAAGCCAAGTTGGTTACTCTTTGTACGACAAACACTTAACTAGTCCATAATCATCTCACAATCAAATGTCCCAATTAAGTATAATTAAGCTCAACATATTTCAACAATTTTAATAAGTAACCCTAActccttggtatctaagaatttctCCGATAAGTTCTCCTTTCCCAGATCCAACATACCTTCCACAAATCTCCCCATCTCGTATAAACAAAAAAGTAGGCACTTCAACTACATCCATGTCTTTCAAGAACTGCATACAACTGTCATTCTCATCACCGTTCATTCTCGCGAACACAACTGTATCAGACATCTGCTTCGATAGCTTAATCACTGTTGGATAAACTTTAACACATGGTCCACAATGCTTCAACCCAACATCGAGGACTACGAGTTTATGATCCATTTTGTGGTCTTGAATTACTTTTTCTACATCCTCTCTGCTGTGGAGCTGTAACACTTCGGAGTGGCTGTCACCGTAGTAGAGTACGTCCCCGACTAGTTGGTCTGGTCCTATGCCTTCTTCCTCGTGGATCTTTTCCATGCTTTTGTAGAAGGTGAAATGGGGTACCtattgggaaaaaaaaaaaagagcttacATTAgctaaaataatttattaatgttcTAACCGTTTCGAGTTTGATGATAGTGTTAATAAATGAGAGGCCAATTAAAAGTGTGATACATAATTATTGGATCATGTATGTTATATCATATTTGCTTGGAATTAACGTCTATTAAGATCGTCCATATAGGCTTAACTTCGTAAGTTGGTAAGAAAGGGTCATAATGTGTTATTAACGGGGGTGGAGCTAGTATATTTTAGTAATAGTTCAGGAGAATCTAGTAACTAATTTAGTAcaaattttatatatttattgAGAAATTCACTCAATATACACATATAAACTTCAGAATATACATACTTCAAATTCCAAATCAATCGATAAATTTCAACTCCTCGATCCACCTCTAGTTACTAAGCCATCATCTTAAGACAGGGTCATAATAAGGGGTTGTAGCTCTTTTATGGGTTCACTAAACTTAGTATTTCCATGTGAAATGTTAGATCAAAAATACAATATATTCAGGCTAagaatttcaaaaattaaacctATCAAGTCTTAAATGTTAGATCGCCTCTAATCGGACGAAAGATCTAGTCATACATAGTCAAATATCGTTCAAATTATATTAGACTATACGCCGATGTTTTTATTAACAATATTCATGTATATATTATTGTAGTGTATTGCTTCAGCCGTTTCAATTTACGTAACACTGTTTTTTTGATTAAATTGTTCCAAAATAGTTAGCAAAAGAATTAGCTTTAAACATCCTATCTCAAGTTAATGATAAACTATTATAGTCTTACATATAATATTGACATATTTAAGACTTAAAATTTTCAAATGTTTCCCTCTCTTAAATTTCACGCCAAATTAAATTactgtcacataaattgaaaaggaAATAGTACTATCATTATGTTTCATGTAGAgatttaattatgttttcaaagcATTACCTTGTCAATCTTTTCTCTGCGGCAGAGTGCCTTGGTCTTCTCCGATTCATCACCGATCACCAGCAAGAAATCAACGTCGTTACACGTCTTACTTAAATTCACCATAAAAGGATAAATATTTTTGGAACGTTCACTATCTTTGCCTGCATATTCCACCACAACTAGCTTATTTTTGGCTTTTTGAAGTGCTTCATCCAATTCCTCCATACTGTTAACCTTTTGTATTCTTTCATCTTTGTTCACTTTTTTCTCAACACCAGGTGCTGCTGTAGCCTTTGTAATTAATAAGGGCCTGTTTGTTTTGAAAGTCCTCAATTTCTCGAAAGATTGGTTTGTAGGGAAACTGCAGTGAAGTGATGGGCTAATTTTGGTAATTGAAGCGAGATCAGGAGAGGGTTTGAGCAAAAAGTTTGTGAGAGTAGccattttatcttttttttttgtgcagaATTTCAGTAAAAAATTGCCAATTTAATAAATAGCCAAAgagaaaaaaggaagaagaaactAGAAAGGAAATCTAGTTAAGATGAGGCTAGGCTGTGATCCTATTGGAGTAACTATAAACACATCCACTTGATAGGCTTTGGTTACATATCAACCACATATATAAAAGAGGATATCCACCACAttcttttagatttttttttgtttcgttTGTTGTCTTTATGTGTGACGGTTCTTTCAGTCTTAAAATATCATAAAGAAGAGTTTGATTGGTAATTGACCTTCTTAAAGATTTTTATTGGCTTATGTACACTTTTCTTACATAGTAGATGTATTTGCTATTATATGTGGAGCAGCTAATTTCTTTTGCCGTAAAAGGTTCAATTATATAAATCTCAGTTTGACTTGTTATACGTGTATTTTGTTTTTTTAAGTGGTTACGATGTAATGTGACTGATATTTTGTAGAAAGTTGAAATGATAAGCAACTGACATGTTAGGCATAAGTATTATTCCCTTCTTCCCACTTTATTTGTCATACTTTTTTTCTAGGCTGTTTTTAAACAAAATGTTATatgttttatttaaaaataatctAACTTTAAAACTTATAATTATACTCTTAATGAGATGATATATAGTCAGataatatttatatttgttttagaccacatgtttcaaaaaaaaaaaaaaaatcccttctTAAGTTATATGCTCAGTCACCACATACATTGAGACAACAAAAATAGAAATAGAAATCGATAAAAGTTGAGGAGAAATCCACGCTCCTTGAATCTAATCCATAATGAAAAGTAGTATGACGTATATTTTCATTTTCCCTTTAaacgcactggtctttaatttttgttcttcgctTAAAGAAGTGACCGAAAAAACCTTGacgttctgggttcgaaccccgctcagtaaaaataataataataataaaggcaAGACTTTCGCAaaacctctaccttaaggccAAACATTTGTCCAAATTAGGTCTATTCGGGAAAGGTCTAATTTTTCAcagaataggcctaattttgggaaAACGTTTGTCCCAACGCTTAATTTTTGCCCGAATaagcctaattttgctacaaaactctggctttgcaatttttttttttaactgaggcGTGGTTCAAACTTAGAATCTCGAGGTATTAGACGAAGGATAAAAATTTAAAACCATCCCCGAATAAGGCCAATCATGCAAATTGTccatctttttttaatttttttttttttttgtacaagaGGAAGATTAGTAGAAACCGGGTAAGAAGCCCAAAGAATAGTCACATGAAATCTCAAATATCAAGGATTCCAACAGGCCAATATCAAGAACCCAAAGACCAGCCTTAGTGGATCTCTGATCTGACTGGGTTGAACTTGGTCATTTGCAAGACtgaccttcaaaggcactggaCTTTAATTTTGGCCCctcaaattgtttttttttttttaatttttgtccttcgcctaatatctaGAGGTTCTGGATTCGAATTCCGACTCAGTCTTTACCCTCAAATGCACTGGtgtttaatttttacccttcgttTAAAAAAGTGACTGAAAATATCTTGAGATTCTGGGTTCAAATTACgctcagtaaaaaaataaaaaagaatttcACAAGGTAAGACTTTCGcaaaacctctgccttaaggcctattCAAGCAAGGTCTAACTTTTGCCTGAATAAGCCTAATTTTGGCAAAAGTTCGGCGTTAAGGCTGAGgtttgccttaaagcctaattttTTACCGAATAGGCCTAATGTTGCTACGAAACTCAGGCTTccaatgtatttttttttctgaGCCGAGATTCAAACCCAGAACCATGGAGTATTaaatgaaggacaaaaattaaagatcatccCCCAATaaggccaatcgtgcaaattgtcccttttttttggggggggggggggggggggtgaggaaGAGGTAGATTAGTAGAAACTGGTTAAGAAGCCCAAAGAATAATCACATGAAATCTCAAATATCAAGGATTCCACCTTCCAACAGGCCAATatcaagacttttttttttctgcgtggattgtccttcttttggtgtggtctttaacttttgtccttcaaattggtggtctttaatttttatccttcgcctaatatccggaggttctgggttcgaatcacagctcatcaaaaaaaaaaagaaggaaatttCCCCAGACAgatgtttggattcgcaaggcagaattttacaAGCCTGTAAAAttttgccttgcgaatccaagctctaccttgcgattttttttaaaaaaaaattgactgagcGAGGATTTGAACCCAAAACTGAGGgatttttagcgaaggacaaaaatgaaagaccagtcaatttttttttttttcaaaaagtcgcttttagcgaaggacaaaaattaaagaccaccctagcGAAGgataatcctgcaaattgcccatatCAAGAACCCAAAGACCAGCCTTATTGGATcactgagcaggggttcgaaccagGCACCCATGAGTTTttaggcgaaggataaaaattaaagaccaacaatttgagggactaAAATTCAAGGTCAGTGCCATTGAAGGAATTCCGCGCAAAAATTTGGTTGAACTTTGAATTAGCCCACATAAACTTCCTACTACTAGAGTTTGTCCTGGCCGATCGTCCAAACCAGGGCGGGTCTGTTCTAAATTTTAGGAAACTCTTTTGTGGTCGGGTGATTTACAAGAATAGCCTCAAAAGTGGTTGGCATTGAACTTTTGACCACGTTTTTCCTATTGGCAAAACTTCAAGTTTAATTAGTTTTGTTGCATGGGCAACACTTTTGACTTTTGATCTTGAAAGTTTGATCATGAGGCAAGCGGGATTCAAAACCATCCATTTTCAAGGTCATTGAGTTAATTTCCTGCTTATTCGGTCCAGGTTGGTTTATGAAAGAAAATTGATGAAAGGTCCAGTTAGCTATTGTGCAACTGACAAAAAGCATAGTTACTAATAGAAAGTAGAAAGAAGATGTTTTCTTTCACAAAATTGAACTTCCGTTGACATTGACAATTTATTTTATGAAAGGTCCAGTTAGCTATTGTGCAACTGACAAAAAGCATAGTTACTAATAGAAAGTAGAAAGAAGATGTTTTCTTTCACAAAATTGAACTTCCGTTGACATTGACAATTTATTTTAAGGGAAATTTCAATAATGTATGATCTAGCATAAGAAATTACATTCATGTAGTCATATTTTTAGTTTACATTCGCGTAGCCAATTTTTCACAACattatacaataatatataactttatatacctactgtagacaatgtattAATCTTGTATAAAAGTGCATAACATATGTTTATGCGCACTTCTACATTGCTATACAAAATTATACAAGAAGTGTTTATACATAAGAAGTGTTTATACTGTATACACTGTATAAGAAGTGTTTATACACACCTTACCCTAAATAACACCAACATTAAACCGTAAACCAAACTAAAAACACTTCAAAAACTTTGAGCGGGCAACTTAAATGGGGCATTGGAACAAAAGTAACCACCAAAAACAAAAAGTAACAATAataccttttgcgcactaattttgtGCGCAATAGGGGTTAGTTTTATTTTCCCCACACttataatttcaaaatttatgttttttccatactttgaccaaagattagtcatgtctcATAACtccggaatatcaatattttatatagaacctaataTCTTTTTatgcgaacaataatgtaggctcaatacatcaagtataccgaAACGTTTGGATCATCGTTTTAGGGTTGTAAAGTGCCTGAAGTAAaatttgtttggaaacttgttaccgttagatttaagtgttttattttataaggttttgattcaagtattttattatttagtcaaggcaTTGCTTTATTTCGAGtatgtcgagatttttttcataattaatttaggacgtcgcacaagttattaataaacgataataaagactaagataactaattatctttaaaaaaataatatcaaaaaaatataatattaacataaaattcacataaaatGCATCAtgttaaaaatataatattaacataagatAATGTATTAATTGACATAATGCATTTTAGTGCGCAATCAACAAAATGCCAACGTATGGAAAAGGAAAAAGTTAGTTGGGGTGAGGTATGTAACTCCTGAAATATAAGAGGAAACGTCATTCTTTCTTAAAGCAAATAGAAAGAGATTGAAGGTTTGATCCAAAACTTACAATTTTATATTGCGCACAAATTCAcgtttatatattatatttttctaATAACTAAAACTAAAATTATTTGTTAGtctttttatgttaatattatatatgttaatattattaatattatatattCCATATAAAcataatattatatattttatattaaaaaattatgttaatattatatttttttggtattataaaatatataatattaataatattaacataaaattatatcatgttaatattatattttttcgGTATTATTTCTTAATGATAAATTAGTCTTTATTATCGTTTATTAATAACTCATGTGATGTCCTAAATTAATTATGAAACAAATCtcgacatattcgaaataaattAATGTCTTGACAAATAATaaaacgcttaaatcaaaaccttataaaataaaacacttaaacctaacgaTAAcgagtttccaaacaaaacttacttcggagcactttacaacccctaaaacgacggtCTAAACGTTtcggtatacttgatgtattgagcctacacaATTGTTCGTAAAAAAAGAtattaggttctatataaaatattgatattccggaGTTTTGAGACATGATTAATCTTTTGTCAAAATATGGAAAAAACGTGAATTTCAAACCTTTAAAATTATACAAAGTGTAAGAAAAATAAAACTAACCACTTGTGCGCACAAAATTAGTAACGGTCTCATCGCGCACAAAATTTGCACGCAAAAGGTACTATTGTTACTTTTATTTTTGGTGGTTACTTTTGTTCCAATGCCCCAAAcatgggtcatttaagttgcccACTCCAGAGGACTTTATGGCTTCGGGTACCGTCCAACGTCATTGTCAGCCTTATCATGTCCATTTGAAATGGACAAAGCAGGGTAGCCAATTATTCGCAAGACCCAAAATGGATCACCACATATTCCACCCTCCATTTGATCCACCCAAGAGCAATTCCCCTCATTATTATTCGTAATAGATCTGTCAGCAATTTAATTAGTTGCACATATTCCTTGCTATGGAGGAGTGCGTAATCTACTTAGCAAGGAACCTGTGCAGCGGTCAATATATGAAAAATTGGCTATTTCTAAAATTGTTCCTTCAAAGCGTAAGCCACATGACAAAGGAGCTTACAATTGCAGCAGTGGGCTTTAATGAACATAATCTTGAAGCGTAAGCCACAGTTTTTTAATGAACATAATAAGTTGATATTTGTGATGATAGAAGGTAATAATACCCAAAGAAATATAGTTGAAATGCACCCAAGTAAGAAAATATTCATTTCAATGTTGCTCTTTCGTTACTCTCTAACTTATATCAGTTCTCCTGTATATTAATGTGCCATTATACGTCCTCTTTATGTATCAACTGTCTCCATATTATGTATGAACAACAACTAGATTCACTTACCAGATAGCTACTTTTTCGAACACTTGGAGTGATGTTGCAATTGAGTGAGCAAATGGAAGCTACTCTTGGCAAAACTTCAAGATATCGGTACAAAAAAGAAAGAGATATCTTAAGACGCAAAAGAGTATATTTTCCAGAGTGTAGTTATCATCACCATGAACACATCAATAGAAAGGAAGGTACTCACAATCATTCTATCAGGGTTGTCTAAGTATATATCATATTGAGACAAGTAAAAATCATGAGATCTGGATGATAAAACGGACTCAATGAAATTTTTTAATTCAATGGTAACCACATATAAACGATACATTATGAAATTTCTCCCCCCATTAGGCAGTTCTCGACACATAAGAATAATATAAAGAGAGTAGCTATGTACCTAAAGTATATATGTAGACAGAGGGTAAAAGAATAAATCTTTGTGCTTTCCGAGCATACCTTGATTTAGAATAAAATTGTATAGCTACCAATTCTTACCTCAATACGCCATGGAGCAAATTTCCATCCTTTCACTCATTGGATCCATAGCTCTTCAAACATCCTCCAGAAAATTTGGCGAAACCAGACTTTCCACAAATAGATTAAGCTCGCCTCCATCATCACATTCACAACGTGTTTGATTCTCAGGCCGCTCAAAAGTGTCATCATCTCTTGAAACATACCACCACACTAAACCTGAAACATCTTGCAGTAAAATTTCATCATTCTGGGAGATGAAAATGGGCCAAACCACCTTATTTACAAATTTTGGGATCGAAGCAACCTTGGTCCATACTCCTTCATTATCCACACATCTTTCTTGGTTCTATAGTCACAAGTCACGCATAGATTACCTACTGAAAACACTAATTTCCAGTTAGAAGCATCACCACTTGGGTTCGGCAATGCTAGATTTCCAAATGTCTCATCTACAGGGTTGAACCGTGTGGCATTCCTATCACTAACACCACCGTTGATCCAATGAAGGTTTCCTTTTAACAAATTTAACAGGTTCAGTCAAACAGATACTTGGGTAGTAATGAATCTTTTTCCAAGAATTACTTCTTAAACTATAAACACTAACAGGAGTAACCAGAAAATTACTAGATTTACTAGCCACAATTTCTACGATTCTGTAATCATTCTGACACGGAATATAACCAATGTTGGGTATTAATGTGTAATGGCATTAATGTGTTatgaatgggaaatggagggaaaaatgaATATTTTGAATTATTCCCTTTGCTTTATGGATGAAGCATTTCTCCCACGTTGGCGGTGGAAAGGGAAGTTCTTGTACTTATATAAAAGCATTCTTTCTAGTTGCTAAAGGGTTAAGAAGGGGGTCTCCCCTcacgccgtcgtcgtcgctcggcttcggatttggtctattgattgataatctttttggatcaaattttctttaattaattattaatcattatttaattattaattaattatccaAATCATGACCCGATTTTTTGACCCGGATCCGTGCACCTAACCCGTTCTCTTTCCCggattaaatttaaattttcccACCGTTTTTAACAGGACTGTAATAGTGCCTCAATGGCTATAAATTCCTACTGATACTCAGATTTTTCCTTACGAATTTTCTGACTTTCTAATCTTCTTGTACTCTCTTAAACTTTTTGTGTGCTTTACTGTCTTCGAGTGGTTCGCAGTTCGCCGGAGTTTTCTGTACTGATACATcggtgagtaaatcgttctatcctgagAGGATATATTCCACAACCCCGGGTGCATTGAGaaaaataatttccttaaggacataCTGTGCATTTAGTGGGCTCGATTTGCGTACATTTTACCCTTTCCAGACCCAAATTCTGaaattacattgggtatgttgttgttgatagcTAAGTCTCGTGAATCCTAAAGTACTCAATATTCaataatttgtatttattttttagAGTTAATATACCATTAGATAGTGTAACTAGAAGGTGATAATATGCTTAAAGATTCAATCAATTATTTTATAGACAAGGACCCAACATATATAATTTTGCCATCTCAACTAACTACGCTTTGGATTGTAAAATGTGTTTAGAGTTGTGTTTTGCTCTGGTCTTTCTTATTTTAAAGTGTCTGTTGACGCATCTTCAATATTAAAGAAGTATTTAGAAAAAATACTATATAAAAGACTCATTTAAATATCCATCTATTAATAGTGCCGCGTAAAATGAAACAAAAGAAGTACAAAAATAGAAATAAGGAAAAGTACCTATATGCAACAATTATTTCTTTATAAATTTCCTTATGGAAATTCTTACATTTAACATTAAGAATCTGAAAAGTGGTTTCATCAATCTAATCGTTCAGCCTCTAATATTGGTTTCTAACTCATATAATTGGCAAAAAGATCGAAGATAGGCTTTCATATATATTCTTTAATTTCCCTATACTACAACTTGTTATGAACTAGTGAATTTACCATATTAATCCAAAATATTAGTTAAAGAAAAGAACAAGTTTAACTAAAATCTCTCAACCGAAAGTTGCTTGCTATTAAAGACTAATGTTACTACAATCTTCTAGTGTACGTAAAGAAATAGGACAAAATTAATTAATAGAAAAAAAGACAAAAGAAAATGACGTAGAGTGGCCCCCGCCAAAGTGTGAGTTGCTCATCCTTTAGCTTGTACGCCTCAAAGCGTAAGCgccacatgaaaaaaaaaaaagagcttgtGATTGATGagcaacttttttattttatttcctcATTTGATTGAAGTTTTAACGAATAATTATATGATAATGGAAGATGCTAAGAAATTTGATACTGTATGAAAATTAAAGAGCGAAAAATACGAATTTGTTCCGAAGTCACTTTAGAATTCGATTTTGTTTActccgaatttaggtaatcaattaaatttatgagtgaggtataagatatgtggttgaactttaatctatttggttgaaaaaagatatatatggatatgttatgaagaagtgaataatagtcgatggtttgcactaaatatatgtatttaataatatatgaatattgtttaattgaataaagctaaagaataacacactgaatccggaccaaaatcagagaatgagagaaggagattttatatattttgctattacaatgttctagaactgAAGAAGCCAACGCTTGAAAGTAGGGTAatggcccctatttatagttttgccttatgggcctcatGCAACATAAAatcccttttgaataaagaaaaaccctaaaaaggataa
Coding sequences:
- the LOC132628155 gene encoding thioredoxin-like protein CDSP32, chloroplastic — its product is MATLTNFLLKPSPDLASITKISPSLHCSFPTNQSFEKLRTFKTNRPLLITKATAAPGVEKKVNKDERIQKVNSMEELDEALQKAKNKLVVVEYAGKDSERSKNIYPFMVNLSKTCNDVDFLLVIGDESEKTKALCRREKIDKVPHFTFYKSMEKIHEEEGIGPDQLVGDVLYYGDSHSEVLQLHSREDVEKVIQDHKMDHKLVVLDVGLKHCGPCVKVYPTVIKLSKQMSDTVVFARMNGDENDSCMQFLKDMDVVEVPTFLFIRDGEICGRYVGSGKGELIGEILRYQGVRVTY